GCGGCTCAAGCGCCCTCCGGGCCCACCACGATGGCGCCGCCCTGGACTTCCAGCGGCACCGGCGTCAAGCGGGCGCCGGGGCAGGGGCCGGCGATGCAGGCGCCGTCTTCGATGCGAAAGAGGGCGCCGTGGGTGGCGCAGAGGATCAGCGTCTTGCCCGCGTTGAGGAACTGATCGGGCTTCCAGTCGAGCGGCCCGCCGGTATGGGGGCAGTCGTTGATATAGCCCTCAATGCCGCCCTCGTGGCGCACCACGAAAAAATCGAAGCTCTCGGGTCCATCACCGAAACTGAAACCCTGGGCGCCCACCTCTTCGATGTCGTCGAGGCGGCAGATCTCGGTGCCGGCGGCCGGCGCGTTGGGCCGCGCCAGCACGGGCCCTGCCGCCATCAGTCCCATTCGCCCTTGAAGGGGCGCGACAAAAGCCCATTGATGGCCTCGTCGACCGAGGCACCGTGATGCACGATGGCGTCGACGGCGGCACTGATGGGCATCTCGACGCCCAGCCTGGCGGCCAGCGCCAGCACGGCCGGGGCGCTGGCCACGCCTTCGGCCACCGTTCGCCGCCCTTCCAGGATCTCGGCCAGGCGGCTGCCGCGGCCCAGCTCGAGGCCCAGGCTCATGTTGCGCGATTGCTCGGAGCTGCAGGTCAGCACCAGATCGCCAAGCCCCGAAAGCCCCATCAGGGTTTCGCGCCTGGCCCCCTTGGCCAGGGCCAGGCGCATCATCTCGGCCAGGCCTCGGGTGATCAGGGCAGCCCGGGCGTTGTCGCCCAGCCGGCGTCCGCTGACGATGCCGCAGGCGATGGCCAGCACGTTCTTGACGGCGCCGCCGATCTGGGCGCCGATGACGTCGGAGGAGAGATAGGGCCGGAAGTGCGGACTGCCGAGCGCCGCCACCAGGGCCGCGCCCAGGGATTCGTCGGCGGCGGCCAGGGTGACGGCGGCGGGTAGCCCGCGCGCCACCTCGGCGGCAAACGTGGGTCCCGAAAGCACGGCAATTTGCGCCCCGGCAAGCTCCGCCGCCACCACCTCGCTCATCAGCGCGCCGCTCTCCTGTTCGATGCCCTTGGCGCAGATCAGCGCTGGCGTCCCGGGCTGCCAGCGCGCCGCCAGGTCTTGGCAGAGCGGGCGCAGGAATTGCGCCGGCGCCACCAGCAACACGGCGTCGGCATCGCAAACCTGGGCCAGTTCGGCAGTGGCTTTGATGGCCGGGTCGAGGGCCACGTCGGGCAAGAACATGGTGTTGCGCTGGCCCTCGTTGATGGCCTCGACCACCGCCGCCTCGCGGGCCCAGAGCACCACCTGCCGGCCCTGCAGGGCGGCGTTGGCGGCCAGCGCCGTGCCCCAGGCCCCGGCCCCGACGACGCCAATGCGCTGCAACTCAGCTTTCATCGCGGGCCGTAGTCGCGATCCACTTGTGCCACGCGAATGCGAAAGTCGGCAAACAGCTCGGCCTTGCCCAGCTCCTGGGCCTGGCGGTGGCCGGCATGGTCGCGCCAGGCCGCCAGCGCTTCGGCGTCGCGCCAGAATGACAGCGAGAGGAACTTGCCCGGCGTACCGCGGCTTTCGAAACGCTCGACCGAGATAAATCCGTCGACGCCCGCGAGCTCGGGCCGTAGCTCGGCTGCCAGATCGAAATAGCGATCCGCCATGCCTTCCTTGAGCGTGACTTCGAAAATAACTGCGATCATCTTTGCCGGCCTCGTCAGGGCGACACTAACTGACCGGCCGCCGGCCCTCTACAGAATAAATATCGCCCGGCCACTTGAAGCATGAGGAATTGACCACAGAGATGGGGTAATCGGCGCTGTGGGTGGCTACTATCCGAGCTTTTTGGACGTGGTGTGGTTGTTGCATCCCCAATGAGCGTTAAGGAGAGCAGCCACCCTCAGCGCCGATTACCCCATCTCTGTGGTTAACCTACGGAACCTTTCCACAGCCTGGCTGGTACGAAGCATAGCCGGAACGTCAGCAACACAATGTGTGCATCCCTTGGGGGTGATGGGGAGGGGGAGCGGGTGGCCCGGGGCAGTCACGAAACGGCCGCCGCGTCGAGGGGCCAGCGCGCCCGGGCGGCCACGTCGAGGGGATCGCAAAGACCGAGCGCCAGGCGCTCGACCCCGGCCCAGGCGATCATCGCCCCGTTGTCGGTGCAAAGTGCCGGCGGCGGCGCCACCATGGCGATGCCGTGTTGGGCCGCCACTTGCTCCAGCCGGCCGCGGATGGCGGCGTTGGCGGCGACGCCGCCGGCCACCACCAGGGTTCCACCACCGTGCTCGCGCAGCAGCACCTCGATGGCCCGGGCAGTGCGATCGGCCAGCACGTCGCTCACCGCGGCCTGGAACGAGGCGGCGACGTCCGCCACCTGGCCGGGCGAAAGCCCG
This genomic interval from Alphaproteobacteria bacterium contains the following:
- a CDS encoding Rieske (2Fe-2S) protein; the encoded protein is MAAGPVLARPNAPAAGTEICRLDDIEEVGAQGFSFGDGPESFDFFVVRHEGGIEGYINDCPHTGGPLDWKPDQFLNAGKTLILCATHGALFRIEDGACIAGPCPGARLTPVPLEVQGGAIVVGPEGA
- a CDS encoding NAD(P)H-dependent glycerol-3-phosphate dehydrogenase, which translates into the protein MKAELQRIGVVGAGAWGTALAANAALQGRQVVLWAREAAVVEAINEGQRNTMFLPDVALDPAIKATAELAQVCDADAVLLVAPAQFLRPLCQDLAARWQPGTPALICAKGIEQESGALMSEVVAAELAGAQIAVLSGPTFAAEVARGLPAAVTLAAADESLGAALVAALGSPHFRPYLSSDVIGAQIGGAVKNVLAIACGIVSGRRLGDNARAALITRGLAEMMRLALAKGARRETLMGLSGLGDLVLTCSSEQSRNMSLGLELGRGSRLAEILEGRRTVAEGVASAPAVLALAARLGVEMPISAAVDAIVHHGASVDEAINGLLSRPFKGEWD
- a CDS encoding antibiotic biosynthesis monooxygenase → MIAVIFEVTLKEGMADRYFDLAAELRPELAGVDGFISVERFESRGTPGKFLSLSFWRDAEALAAWRDHAGHRQAQELGKAELFADFRIRVAQVDRDYGPR